The Candidatus Palauibacter scopulicola sequence GGCGGCAAACAGAGAAGCCCGGCATGGCGCGCGCGGTCGCCTCCTTCGAGGTCACCGGCTGGGACCAGGGCGAACCCGAGTCCGACGCCGGGGGGCCGACGCTCTCGCACGCCACCGTGCTGAAGCGGTTCGGGGGGGGCCTCGTGGCCGAGAGCGAGGCCCGGCTCCTCATGTGCCAGGCGGATGTGGCGGATATCACGGCGGGCGCGGGCTACATCGCCCGCGAGGTCGTGCGCGGGGCGCTCGACGGACGGGAGGGGACGTTCGTCATGCAGCACTGGGGGCTGAGCGCGGACGGCCGCGAACGGACGGGCGGACAGGTCGTGCCGGGCTCGGCGACCGGAGATCTGAAGGGACTGACGGGCTCGGTCGAGATCGCCGTCGACGGCGACGGAGCGCACACGCTGACGATCGACTACGAACTACCGGACGCGTGAGGCGGCGCGAGACGCGGCGGCGCGGCGTGACGCGGCGTGACGACTTGCCGCCCGCTTCCGGTTTTGACACCGTAACTTCAGCACAATGCCGGACAAGGCAGACCGGCGTTTCTACCTGAGAGGGATAGTACGATGAAAAGATGGCTCCCGATGCTTCCGGCGTTCCTCCTCGGCGCCATGCTGTCGATGGTTCCGGCGCAGGTCGAGGCGCAGTTCGACGAGGTCGGATCGATCACCTTCCCGACCTCCGCCACGGGCGAGGCCCAGCAGCACTTCCTCCGGGGCGTGGCGATCCTGCACAGCTTCGGCTGGAAGCAGGCGCGCGAGCAGTTCCACGCGGCGCAGGAACTCGATCCCGACTTCGCGATGGCCTACTGGGGCGAGTCGCTCGCCTACAATCACCCGCTCGTGTCGCAGATGGACCCGACCGAGCCGCGCAAGGCGCTGGAAAGGCTGGGCGCGACCCCGGCCGAGCGCCTCGCGAAGGCACCGACGGATCGGGAGAAAGGCTTCCTGAAGGCGGTCGAGATCCTGTGGAGCGAAAAGGATCATGTCGATCGGCGCGTGGGGTACATGGAGGCGATGCGCGACCTGTACG is a genomic window containing:
- a CDS encoding DUF3224 domain-containing protein, coding for MARAVASFEVTGWDQGEPESDAGGPTLSHATVLKRFGGGLVAESEARLLMCQADVADITAGAGYIAREVVRGALDGREGTFVMQHWGLSADGRERTGGQVVPGSATGDLKGLTGSVEIAVDGDGAHTLTIDYELPDA